DNA from Nitrospina gracilis Nb-211:
GACAGGGAGCCTGGTCAGCGACTTACTGCAAACGCCCCGCGAATTGCTCATCACCATTTACATCGGCAATGAGTTGGTCAATATCGGTGTGTCCGCACTGGCGACCTCCATCGCGCTGACGCTTTTCGGCGATGTGGGTGTGGCCATTGCCATCGGCATCGGCACCTTCCTCATCCTGCTGTTCGGCGAGATTCTGCCGAAATCCATGGCTCTCAATTTTGCGGAGCGGTTCGCCCTGATGGCGGCCTTCCCCCTCAAAATTTTCGCCTACCTGGTGCAACCCATCCAGAAACCTTTCGTGCGCTTTGCGCAGAAGGTCATCACCTACCTCGGCGTGCCGACGTTCGAAGAGGAAGGCGTCATCACCGATGCGGATTTCCGCGCCATGGTGAAGATCGGCGAGGGCGAAGGCATCATTGACGCCGAGGAAGGCGAGTTGATCCACAACGTCATCGAATTCGGGCAAAAAACCGTGGGCGAGATCATGACGCCGAAGATCGACATGTTCTTCCTGACGGTGAACCAGAAGATGGACGAGATCCTGCCCAAGATCACGGAAAACTTCTATTCCCGCGTGCCGGTTTTTGAGGAGGACGAAGAGACGCTGGTCGGCGTGCTGTTGACCAAAGACCTTGCCAATTACCGGCAACTGCCTCCGGAAAAATTCAACCTGAAAAACATCGCCAAGCCTGCGCTCACCGTGCCCGCATCCAAAAACCTGAAAGACATGCTCAAAAATTTCCGTAAGTCGCAACGCCACATGGCCATCGTTCTGGACGAGTATGGAAGCATCGACGGGCTGGTGACGTTGGAGGACGTGCTGGAGGAGCTCGTCGGTGAGATCGACAGCGAGATGCGGCGCGAGGAAAGCTATATTCACAAGATTACCGAAAAACGCTACCGCCTGAACGCCATGCTGAGCATCGATGAGTTCAACAACTACTTCACCACCTCGTTGCCGGACGAGCAGTTCAACACCATCGGCGGATTCGTGTTCGGTCTCTTCGGACGCGTTCCGCGCTCCGCGGAGACCATCAGCTTTGAGCGCTTCAAATTCCGCGTGGAGAAGATGAAGGGCGCACGCATTTTGAGCCTGCACCTTACGGTGACGGCCGCGAAAAAACAGGAATCCAACGTGGTCGAGGAGGAGGCGGCCGGCTGATGGACCTGGGAACCACACTGCTTCTGGTGGGCGTGTTCATCCTCCTGGAAGGCTTTTTCTCTGGATGCGAAATCGGGATGATCTCCGTCAACCGCATCCGCATGGAACAACTTGCGGGCGAAGGCGTGCGCTCCGCACGTCTCATCAACAAGCTCCTGCAGACGCCGGAACAACTGTTCGCCATCACCTCTCTCGGCACCAACGTCTGCGTGGTCAGTTCCACCGCCATCTTCACCAGTTACCTGGTCACGACGTTTGGAAGCTGGGGCGATTTTCTGTCGATGCTCATCATCTCTCCGTTCATTCTGTTCGCCGGGGAGATCATCCCCAAGCTCATCTTCCAGAGCCGCTCCGACGCCATCATGTCGGCGATGGTGTACCCGCTCAACATCATTGGCAAAATCCTGGCGCCGTTCAACGCTCTGTTCACGCACCTCAACAAGTTCATTTACACAAAAATCATGCGGCAGGCGGATGTGCCCACCTACACCCGGGTGAGCCGGGAGCAGATCCGCCACATTTCGCATCCGGCGTCGGACACCTCGGAACTGGAGCCTGAGGAGCGGGTGATGATCCACCGGATTTTCAATTTCAGCGAACTTACGGTGGAACAGTGCATGGTTCCGCTGGTCCAGCTTTACGCCATCTCGGACACGGCGACGGTGGACGAAGCGAACAAACTGGCCATGGAATCCGGCTTTTCGCGCCTGCCCGTTTTTCACGAACGCATGTTCAACCTGATCGGCATCCTCAACACCTTCGACCTGTTGACCGTGCCGCCGGACAACAGTCCGATCACCGACCTCATCCGCCCGGCATACTACATACCGCCGAACAAAAAGCTCGACGACCTGCTGAAGGAACTGCAACAGCGCGGCCTGCACCTGGCCATCGTCGTGGACGAACACGGTGGGTGCGTCGGCATCATCACCATCGAGGACCTGCTGGAACAAATTGTCGGCGAGATTGAGGATGAGTACGACGAGCCGCCAAAGTATTACGAAAAATACGATGAAGACGGGTACCTGGTGCAGGGCGACATCGAGATCGCCATGCTCAACGAGGAGTTGAACCTCGACCTGCCGGAGGGCGATTATGAAACGGTGGCGGGATTGATGATCGACCGGCTGGAAAAAATTCCCGTAGCGGGCGACCAGGTGATCGTGCAGGACTGCCGGTTGACGGTCAAAGAAGCGAGCAAGCGCAAAATCAATTCCGTCATCTTGCGCAAACTGCCGCCGGATTTCGACTCCGAAGCGCAGAATGGAGAAAAGCCGGACAACGGTCATTCGCAACCCGCCGACAGGGAAACGGACGTGCCTGTCGAAGTCCCCGACGCCCCTGCGGAGGATGCGGCCTCCGGCGAGAACGGAGCGTTGCCAAAAGAGAAGAAACCTGAAAAGACGTCTCTGTTCTTTTCCCGTTCCTGAAACTCAGAACCGCCGCACTTGGCGGATCTCCTTGTACGCCTCCTGCAACTGCAGAAACCGGATGTGGGCCAGCTCCACCTCTTCCCCGCCCAGGTGGGCCACGCGATCGGGATGATACTGCGCCGCCAGCCGCCGGTAGGCCTTTTTGATTTCATCGTCCGTCGCGGAAACCGGCACACCCAGAATGCCGTACGGCGTCACCAGGCTGTCCAGCGAAAACTGCTCGCGGATGGTGTTGTGCCGTTCGTGCGACAACTCAAGCAGACGCGCCAGCTCGTTGATTTCCTTTTGCGTCTCTTCGGTGAGAGAGTTTTCCACCAGCGCCATCTGGTAGGCAAGCGTTAAGAGAAGCGCGCGGTATTTGGATTCTGCGGAGTGTTTGTACTGCTCGACGATGGGCTGGAGGTCGGGGTTCTTTTCGTAGGTCTCGCGGATGACGCGGTTGATGCCTTCGAAGTCGCCTTCCTTATAGTTTAGGTTGCGTACGAAAAACCGGTAGATGGTTTCCACCTCGCGCGGCCGGAGCGCGCCCTTGACCATGGCGATCTTGGTCATCACCACGATGATGCAACCGACAAACACGGGCTCGTTCTTCACCCCCGGCAGGCTTTTGCGCACCAGTTTCTGGAACTTTTTCGACAGAAAATGCTGGGCCACGCCGCCCACCACCGCTCCCAGCGGTCCACCCCGCAAAAACCCCAATCCGGCACCAAACAACCACGACATAGAATCGTTTCACCCGTAAATCGATTGAACCTCCGTTCCGCATCACAATACAACAACCCGCCCGCCATTTTCACTTCAAAACGCCTGGAGCTTGATTGTGACGGAGGATGCGGGTACCCTTGTGCTTTTTTGAATTTCAATCGCCTGAGTGGAGAATGCGAATGGTCAAGCACATCGTCATGTTCAAGCTGAAAGACAAAACCCCGGAAAATGTAGACGCGCTGGTGAATGCGCTGGAAGGCATGCAGGGCAAAATTGACTCCCTGCGGTTTTTAGAGGTGGGGCTTGATTTCAAAGGGTCGGAACGCTCCTTCGATGTGGTTCTGACCACCCACTTCGATGACCGGGACGGTCTCCAGACCTACGCCGAACACCCGGTTCACCAGCCGGTCATTCAACTCGTCTGCGACCTGTGCCACCCTGCCGTTGTCGTAGATTATGAAGTTTTAAGGTAGGAAGAGCCGCCGCCGGAACCCCGAAAATCCGTATAAGGTAAATAAAATCTTGTGCTTTTGGGTAGCCAATGATACCCTTTGTGGGCTTTTTTGTACACATTAACTGTTAATCAGCTAATCGAGCTGTAAGAAAAAGTTTGAGTTTCGGAGGCAATCGGAGTTAAATAGGCAATTTCTTAAGCGGAACCACGTGTCAAAAGGATTTCTTTTTCAAAACACGTACCCACACCTCTATTGAAACGGGAGACTGCGCGGTGGCTGTTAAAAAGAAAAAATCTGCGAGCAAAAAGAAGGCAGTGGTGAAGAAAAAGTCCTCGGCGTCCAAAACCAAGGTCAAAGCCAAGGCTAAGAAAAAGACCACGGCCAAGAAGAAAACCACCAAAAAGAAAACAGCGGCAAAGAAGACTCAACCCAAAGCCGTAAAAAAAGCCAAAGCCACGGTGAAAAAGGCATCCACCAAGGCCAAAAAGGCCAAAGCCAAGAAAGCCGTAACGAAAAAGGCCGTTCCCGCCAAGAAAAAAAAATCCGCCCAAAAAGCGACCGCCTCAGTTCCGACGCCGATTCAAAAAAAGGCCAGGCCACCGGCTAGCCCCCAACCCGCACCCGCTCCGGAAGAAACTCTGGAACGACCGGTGCACAAGGAGCCGCCGCCGCGTAACCTCGATCCGATCATCCTCAAAATCCGGGCGCAGTTGATTCACCAGCGCAATGAGTTGATGACCATGATCAAGTCGTCGCAGGAGGTGGAGCGGAACATCGGCGAGATCACGTTCAGCAACGAAATCGACCTGGCTTCCAGCCTGGAAGGCAGGGAGATGGCGTTTCAGCTTTCCAGCCGCGAACGGAACGAACTGAAGCTGATCGAAGAGGCGCTGTTCAAGATGGCGAAGGGGACTTACGGGGTGTGCGAGGGGTGTTCGAAAAACATTCCGGTCAAACGCCTGCAGATCATGCCGCTGACGCCGCTTTGCATCGAGTGCCAGGAAAACCTGGAAGTCTCCTGATCCCTTTTTGACAGGCCGCGGTCACTGGCCGTGGCACTTTTTGTATTTCTTGCCGCTTCCACAGGGGCACGGATCGTTCCGCCCCACTTTCTTTTCGTCCCGTCGGGCCGGTTCGGCTTTGCTCTCCCCTTCTCCTTCGCCGCGATGCTCGTGGACTTTCTGAGCTTCGCGTTCCTGATTTTCTTCCAGCGTGGTGACGGTTTCCTTGGTGATCTGCGCCTTGAACAGGAATTCACAGATCTCTTCCTTCATGCGGAAATTGGTTTCGGTGAATAACTGAAAGCCTTCTTTCTTGTATTCGTTGAGCGGATTCTTTTGTGCGTAACCGCGGAAGGCGATGGCTTCTTTCAGGTGATCCATACCCAGAAGGTGTTCGCGCCACAGGTTATCCAATACCTGGAGCATGATCATCCGTTCCGGATA
Protein-coding regions in this window:
- a CDS encoding hemolysin family protein; translated protein: MIFLLGLSGFFAACEAAFFSLNTAQVASLKDQNGRTGSLVSDLLQTPRELLITIYIGNELVNIGVSALATSIALTLFGDVGVAIAIGIGTFLILLFGEILPKSMALNFAERFALMAAFPLKIFAYLVQPIQKPFVRFAQKVITYLGVPTFEEEGVITDADFRAMVKIGEGEGIIDAEEGELIHNVIEFGQKTVGEIMTPKIDMFFLTVNQKMDEILPKITENFYSRVPVFEEDEETLVGVLLTKDLANYRQLPPEKFNLKNIAKPALTVPASKNLKDMLKNFRKSQRHMAIVLDEYGSIDGLVTLEDVLEELVGEIDSEMRREESYIHKITEKRYRLNAMLSIDEFNNYFTTSLPDEQFNTIGGFVFGLFGRVPRSAETISFERFKFRVEKMKGARILSLHLTVTAAKKQESNVVEEEAAG
- a CDS encoding hemolysin family protein, with amino-acid sequence MDLGTTLLLVGVFILLEGFFSGCEIGMISVNRIRMEQLAGEGVRSARLINKLLQTPEQLFAITSLGTNVCVVSSTAIFTSYLVTTFGSWGDFLSMLIISPFILFAGEIIPKLIFQSRSDAIMSAMVYPLNIIGKILAPFNALFTHLNKFIYTKIMRQADVPTYTRVSREQIRHISHPASDTSELEPEERVMIHRIFNFSELTVEQCMVPLVQLYAISDTATVDEANKLAMESGFSRLPVFHERMFNLIGILNTFDLLTVPPDNSPITDLIRPAYYIPPNKKLDDLLKELQQRGLHLAIVVDEHGGCVGIITIEDLLEQIVGEIEDEYDEPPKYYEKYDEDGYLVQGDIEIAMLNEELNLDLPEGDYETVAGLMIDRLEKIPVAGDQVIVQDCRLTVKEASKRKINSVILRKLPPDFDSEAQNGEKPDNGHSQPADRETDVPVEVPDAPAEDAASGENGALPKEKKPEKTSLFFSRS
- a CDS encoding DnaJ domain-containing protein; the encoded protein is MSWLFGAGLGFLRGGPLGAVVGGVAQHFLSKKFQKLVRKSLPGVKNEPVFVGCIIVVMTKIAMVKGALRPREVETIYRFFVRNLNYKEGDFEGINRVIRETYEKNPDLQPIVEQYKHSAESKYRALLLTLAYQMALVENSLTEETQKEINELARLLELSHERHNTIREQFSLDSLVTPYGILGVPVSATDDEIKKAYRRLAAQYHPDRVAHLGGEEVELAHIRFLQLQEAYKEIRQVRRF
- a CDS encoding Dabb family protein, whose protein sequence is MRMVKHIVMFKLKDKTPENVDALVNALEGMQGKIDSLRFLEVGLDFKGSERSFDVVLTTHFDDRDGLQTYAEHPVHQPVIQLVCDLCHPAVVVDYEVLR
- a CDS encoding TraR/DksA family transcriptional regulator — its product is MKKKSSASKTKVKAKAKKKTTAKKKTTKKKTAAKKTQPKAVKKAKATVKKASTKAKKAKAKKAVTKKAVPAKKKKSAQKATASVPTPIQKKARPPASPQPAPAPEETLERPVHKEPPPRNLDPIILKIRAQLIHQRNELMTMIKSSQEVERNIGEITFSNEIDLASSLEGREMAFQLSSRERNELKLIEEALFKMAKGTYGVCEGCSKNIPVKRLQIMPLTPLCIECQENLEVS